ataacatacCAATTCATGTTCCAGAAGGATCACATCTCTCTCCTAAAGTGGAACTTGAACATCTTTCCTGGCAATCTTCTTGGGCATATGAGAAAGATTCACTTCTGGCACAAAAACATCGGCCTATACAATCTTGATTTCATGACAGTTCTTCATCAGGACAGCAACCTGTTGCATTAGAAGACAAGCAAGTATCTCCTGTACGGCCTTTGCATGCCCAACCAGTGAAAAGTGTTACCAACGCAGTGTCTGATGCCGGAGCTGTATCAAATACAAAATGAGAAAGGCAACGTGGATCCTCTTCAACAAGGCATAATAGTAATAGATACTAACTAAAGAATGGTAAGAAAAAACACAGTACCTGCCATATGCATATTGTGCAGAAAAGGCATTGCATCCTCCTCATTTAGTGATCCTACTAACCACGGTAAGACGCATTCAATCAGTCTAAGTGGCATCACACACAAGCTCTGAAAAAGCAGTTCCCGCTGCCTTTTTGGGCTAAAATGTTTTCGTGCAAGCGGAAGAACCTATTGCACGTGTAGTGAcaaaaataagtaattaatttaaaatttcaattttcaaaatcaaaatggACAGGAAACAAAATTTACTCGTATTATTAATGCAAGAAGGAAAATATCACCATTTGTAAATGGTTTTCTATGGAAAAGAAAATCTTAATTAGACAATCACTCACCTGAACTTCCTCATTGTGGAAGTGCTTCTCTATTATCTCCATTATATGATCAGCATGAGAGCATAACTTTGAATAAAATTCAGTAGAAGGTGAGTTAGCTCCAGCATTCTGAATGTTTTCTATGAGGCATCTGAGCTTACCaaactcattttcttcttctgcaTGCTCCAGGGCAAAAGACAACTCTGTGTCTACAGCAGGGAATATAACTTTGTCCTCAACGATGCTGCAATCAGACAGGATAAGCTCAGAACCTCAGAATAGGAAAGCATAATGCTATAAACCATCATTAGGAGCTTATCATTTTGACAGAAAACAAAATTGCCAATTTTATATTAAACAATGCACATGGAAAAGTGTGAAAATTGGGGCACGTGCAACATTGAGGCAAGTCAAAGagaataattaaaatatgaaatttgcaaataaaagaaaaaggcaagTACTCTTATATGGaaagaaaaatgtcaaaaaatgGAATAGAAGTGTCGTAATATATATCTGTGGTACTAGACACACACAAAAATATACAAAGTTTAAAACTTATGGGTTCCCTACACTAGCTAGGTGAGAGCTCAGAGCACATAAATGGATAGTTGGATGGTAAAATTCCAACCCTTAGTATTTGTCCACAAggcaaaatgtttttttattctTCGTTGTTTACTATCATGCAAATGGTTTCTGAtaggataaaaaataaaaggttCAAATTCCATGAAAGGATGATCGAGATTGTATTTGCCTTTAAAAAACTAGAACCATTTGTGAAAATTTATTTGCTAGCACTAAAATAATCACAGTTAAAAGTTCAGCAATTGACTGTTATACCAATTCATGTTTTCAATTCAACA
This portion of the Ipomoea triloba cultivar NCNSP0323 chromosome 5, ASM357664v1 genome encodes:
- the LOC116020742 gene encoding zinc finger protein BRUTUS-like, producing the protein MNCIVEDKVIFPAVDTELSFALEHAEEENEFGKLRCLIENIQNAGANSPSTEFYSKLCSHADHIMEIIEKHFHNEEVQVLPLARKHFSPKRQRELLFQSLCVMPLRLIECVLPWLVGSLNEEDAMPFLHNMHMAAPASDTALVTLFTGWACKGRTGDTCLSSNATGCCPDEELS